From Anopheles darlingi chromosome 2, idAnoDarlMG_H_01, whole genome shotgun sequence, the proteins below share one genomic window:
- the LOC125949975 gene encoding locomotion-related protein Hikaru genki isoform X1, protein MSTSARPVQRRTMAQLHCNLGCARRPMSMRPIRRREICKMEIGKCLLFLMLLTSVCFEGVRTDEPDAGATSSDPHPTQTNEPELTTGCPPPELKISRPRKHYATTEAPFVTFETTQLYLPQDFTTADFELVDGGRSGQHALSGDSVGAGKDASSAALHGSHSDTSFWWELGVQNAELRESLAAASFPSASMRSRRATAHSSSHRHRRRRRSSSVPSGASGTEHNDLGQLLNLEELTPAIVINNVFNENDSDHSVFDNLFLNSAPGVDEVEGDSDAAASNSDGRYVDKNEIEGEEIIVEMGDNGSIVRRRVKRKSGKTTGALSRAKAGSGGDGGSKSIARHHKQDHTYADTPEAVEFDGGDGGGGGGDNHQHQLPGRVRVKRKSGKATGALSRPKGGSDSGSKSISRNANKGQYDEDGSYVPPLPDSAENPDREEKDSEEVEESPELHQFREASEVRFPAEVGPLGGHRLCKIQCIRGHWVGPLCIMNEHEQDEHGQSKFEPLYKRCVVDHIPPHLLLSYKNVSVVSGVECEYTTARVPVLDLLLPSVSRKTLGWDLPHGHTLQARCRDLGLYKLLGEAKVLCSNGLWAPKMPSCVPTTLLTNYSDDSPPSIRIKVGVGSAAYEPSGVLAVLPTSTIHLDCMYPRRRGSPEWTWTGWFRQYLTGWSAVPEEKASRYRLTIKDIQNQDSGTYTCASPRGLTNSIVIIVAVSQCAALTEPNPPLSLRLEGIKLGQRALYRCPLGYSLQGTANATCLASGNWSSPTPNCHPIQCPPLFLEDPHLSLVELNTSAWGRAVFRCAWGYRLSGPPGLECEPNGHWSGPIPRCRAIQCPQPLVPINGRIDGTSGLTTFGQRRYAVGALVTFSCTEGHLLVGEASIVCTETGFWSHPPPFCKAQCPYPGDPPNGLIAPLKFHYDPGDYLTVQCRPGFVEHGANGGPPERPRCTPEGDWSGPVPQCRSYEEI, encoded by the exons ATGTCAACATCCGCCAGACCGGTGCAGCGACGGACCATGGCACAGTTGCATTGCAATCTCGGTTGCGCCCGTCGGCCAATGAGCATGCGGCCCATTCGGAGGAGGGAAATATGTAAaatggaaatcggaaaatgtttgcttttcctcATGCTGCTAacgagtgtttgttttgaagGCGTTCGCACAGATGAACCGGATGCAGGTGCGACATCGTCCGATCCACATCcgacacaaacgaacgaacctg AGTTGACAACTGGATGTCCACCACCAGAGTTGAAGATTTCGCGGCCGCGTAAACACTACGCTACGACTGAAGCACCGTTCGTGACGTTCGAGACCACACAGCTCTATTTGCCACAGGACTTCACGACGGCTGACTTTGAGCTGGTCGACGGTGGCCGCTCTGGTCAACATGCTCTGTCAGGTGATTCGGTGGGTGCCGGGAAGGATGCTTCATCGGCCGCACTTCATGGTTCGCATTCCGATACCTCCTTCTGGTGGGAACTGGGAGTACAGAATGCGGAACTTCGTGAATCTCTTGCTGCAGCTTCATTCCCGTCGGCTTCAATGCGCAGTAGACGAGCTACAGCTCACTCTTCTtcgcatcgtcatcgccggcGACGTCGCTCCTCGTCAGTACCGTCTGGGGCGAGCGGTACGGAACACAACGATTTAGGCCAGCTGCTTAACCTCGAGGAGCTGACACCTGCCATCGTAATCAACAACGTCTTCAACGAGAATGATAGCGATCACAGTGTGTTCGACAATCTGTTCCTCAACAGCGCTCCAGGTGTCGATGAAGTTGAAGGAGacagcgatgctgctgcttcgaataGTGACGGTCGCTATGTGGACAAGAATGAGATTGAAGGAGAAGAGATCATCGTCGAAATGGGAGACAACGGGAGTATCGTACGACGGCGCGTCAAGCGCAAATCGGGCAAGACAACGGGAGCGCTTAGTCGGGCCAAGGCTGGTAGCGGTGGAGATGGTGGCAGCAAGAGCATCGCTCGTCATCACAAGCAAG ATCACACGTACGCAGATACCCCGGAAGCGGTTGagtttgatggtggtgatggcggtggcggcggcggtgacaaccatcagcatcagctgcCGGGCAGGGTTCGTGTGAAGCGTAAATCGGGAAAGGCAACCGGGGCCCTCAGCCGTCCCAAGGgtggcagtgacagtggcaGTAAAAGTATTAGTCGCAATGCCAACAAAG GCCAGTACGATGAGGATGGTAGCTATGTGCCACCGTTGCCGGATTCTGCCGAAAACCCGGACCGCGAGGAGAAGGACAGTGAGGAAGTGGAGGAGAGCCCGGAGCTGCATCAGTTCCGCGAGGCCTCAGAAGTGCGGTTCCCGGCCGAGGTGGGCCCACTCGGTGGTCACCGGTTGTGCAAGATCCAGTGCATCCGAGGGCACTGGGTTGGGCCGCTCTGTATAATGaacgagcacgagcaggaCGAGCACGGCCAGTCCAAGTTCGAGCCACTCTACAAGCGCTGCGTCGTCGATCACATTCCACCTCATCTACTGCTTAGCTACAAAAACGTCTCGGTGGTAAGTGGCGTGGAGTGCGAGTATACAACGGCACGAGTACCGGTACttgaccttcttcttccttccgtttccCGCAAGACTCTCGGCTGGGATCTTCCACATGGTCACACGCTGCAGGCCCGCTGCCGTGATCTGGGCCTCTACAAGCTGCTGGGTGAAGCAAAGGTTCTCTGCTCCAATGGACTATGGGCCCCAAAGATGCCGTCTTGTGTACCGACTACGTTACTCACTAATTATTCCG ACGATAGTCCACCATCGATTCGCATCAAGGTAGGCGTTGGTTCGGCTGCTTACGAACCGTCGGGTGTGTTGGCAGTGTTgccaaccagcaccatccaTCTGGACTGCATGTACCCACGGCGTCGCGGTTCTCCCGAGTGGACCTGGACTGGGTGGTTCCGACAGTATCTAACTG GCTGGTCAGCGGTACCGGAGGAGAAGGCATCTCGCTATCGACTGACGATCAAGGACATCCAAAACCAGGACTCTGGTACGTACACGTGCGCTTCACCTCGAGGACTAACGAACAGTATCGTAATCATCGTGGCAG TGTCCCAGTGTGCCGCACTGACGGAACCAAATCCACCGCTATCACTCCGACTCGAGGGTATCAAGCTAGGGCAGCGTGCCCTCTACCGATGCCCCCTCGGTTACAGTCTACAGGGAACGGCTAATGCAACCTGTCTCGCTTCCG GCAACTGGTCTTCGCCGACGCCCAACTGCCACCCGATCCAGTGTCCGCCTCTGTTCTTGGAAGATCCGCATCTCAGTTTGGTCGAGCTGAATACGTCCGCCTGGGGACGGGCGGTATTCCGCTGTGCCTGGGGCTATCGACTGAGCGGACCACCTGGGCTGGAATGTGAACCGAATGGACACTGGAGTGGTCCGATACCGCGCTGCCGTG CCATTCAATGTCCACAGCCACTGGTTCCAATAAACGGCAGAATCGACGGCACCAGTGGCCTGACGACGTTCGGTCAGCGACGCTATGCGGTCGGGGCACTGGTAACGTTCAGCTGCACCGAGGGTCATCTTCTCGTCGGCGAGGCGTCAATTGTCTGCACCGAAACCGGATTCTGGTCACACCCGCCCCCGTTCT GTAAAGCACAGTGTCCGTATCCGGGTGATCCACCGAATGGACTGATTGCACCGCTGAAGTTCCACTACGATCCTGGAGACTATCTGACCGTCCAATGCCGGCCAGGGTTCGTCGAGCATGGCGCTAATGGTGGTCCTCCAGAGCGTCCGCGTTGCACACCCGAGGGAGACTGGTCGGGACCAGTGCCACAGTGTCGAAGCTACGAAGAAATCTAA